In Wolinella succinogenes DSM 1740, a single genomic region encodes these proteins:
- the glyS gene encoding glycine--tRNA ligase subunit beta — MHQPLLIEIGIEELPAIPFLRELPHLLSKWNTLLQKYRMESPFELFYTPRRLVLLSQAFPLEQPELKEALFGPPLEIAFKEGAPTKAAESFAAKCGVSVSELGSATKEGKEVLFYSKTSAGESAKRLLPLMIEEWIASLNFGKSMRWGSLHENFIRPVRWLGIMHGENLIPATLFGISSQKLTYVHRIDSFEPQPYEDIASFLALLAQKGVILDPKVRREKILQEIRDIEEREGVSVELDTDLLEEVVAITEYPTALLGHFEARFLELPPEVIITSMKENQRYFALYQGDKLYNGFIVVSNARSQNAKLIVQGNEKVLRARLSDALFFYQNDLKNGLLTERLQEVTFVEGLGSMAQKSERETKIALYLFDLYASKLFASSPKNQEELRTLMQEAATLAKADLMSETVYEFTELQGTIGYYLGKALGKDPLVYEALKEQYLPKGEDSELPSSPFSAILALAHRLDNLMGLFSLGRIPTGSKDPFALRRAASGVLRIVWKQKIPLDLSIVLPELAPLYKPFALKELEGFILERIESLLSTNASFIRAVAMGGERNLLFVGEKIEALSALLSSSEGKSLSTTFKRVANITKGMDMGDLPEIKPEWLECEEEKRLFAEFNQVSQATHPSALEELSALLKLKEPLDQFFDHVLINCDNTLLKKNRQALIAHIYQAFLHIADIKEISL, encoded by the coding sequence ATGCATCAGCCCCTCCTTATTGAAATTGGAATTGAAGAGCTCCCCGCCATCCCCTTTTTACGAGAGCTTCCCCATCTTCTCTCCAAATGGAATACCCTCCTCCAAAAATATAGAATGGAATCGCCTTTTGAGCTCTTCTATACCCCTAGACGCCTTGTTTTGTTAAGTCAAGCCTTCCCCCTAGAGCAGCCAGAGCTCAAAGAGGCGCTCTTTGGCCCTCCCCTAGAGATCGCCTTTAAAGAGGGTGCCCCCACCAAAGCGGCCGAGAGCTTTGCGGCTAAGTGTGGCGTGAGCGTGAGTGAACTAGGAAGTGCGACCAAAGAGGGAAAAGAGGTGCTCTTTTACTCCAAGACTTCCGCAGGAGAGAGCGCAAAGAGGCTTCTACCTCTCATGATAGAGGAGTGGATTGCCTCACTGAACTTTGGCAAAAGCATGCGCTGGGGCTCTTTGCACGAGAATTTCATCCGCCCCGTGCGCTGGCTTGGAATCATGCACGGAGAGAATCTTATCCCCGCTACACTCTTTGGAATCTCCAGCCAAAAACTCACCTATGTTCATCGTATCGACTCTTTTGAACCACAGCCCTACGAGGATATTGCCTCTTTCCTCGCGCTTCTCGCTCAAAAAGGGGTCATCCTTGATCCCAAAGTGAGGCGAGAGAAGATTCTTCAAGAGATTCGCGACATTGAAGAGAGAGAGGGCGTGAGCGTGGAGCTTGATACGGATCTATTAGAAGAGGTGGTGGCGATCACTGAATATCCCACGGCTCTCTTGGGTCATTTTGAAGCTCGATTCTTGGAGCTCCCCCCTGAGGTGATCATCACCTCCATGAAAGAGAATCAGCGCTATTTCGCCCTCTATCAAGGCGACAAGCTCTACAACGGCTTCATCGTGGTGAGCAACGCCCGAAGCCAAAACGCCAAACTCATCGTCCAAGGAAACGAAAAGGTACTCAGAGCGCGCCTCTCCGATGCCCTCTTCTTCTACCAAAACGACCTCAAAAATGGCCTATTAACGGAGCGCCTCCAAGAGGTGACCTTCGTCGAGGGGCTAGGGAGCATGGCGCAAAAGAGTGAACGCGAGACCAAAATCGCCCTCTACCTCTTTGACCTCTACGCCTCCAAGCTCTTTGCCTCATCTCCTAAGAATCAAGAGGAGTTACGCACCCTCATGCAAGAGGCCGCCACACTTGCCAAGGCTGATCTCATGAGCGAAACCGTCTATGAGTTCACTGAACTCCAAGGAACTATCGGTTACTACCTCGGCAAGGCACTAGGCAAAGACCCCCTTGTCTATGAAGCACTCAAAGAGCAGTATCTTCCCAAGGGCGAGGATAGCGAGCTCCCCTCTTCGCCTTTTTCGGCGATTCTCGCGCTCGCCCATCGCCTAGATAATCTCATGGGACTCTTCAGCCTAGGCAGGATTCCCACGGGCTCCAAAGATCCTTTTGCACTTCGAAGGGCGGCCAGCGGAGTGCTTCGAATCGTGTGGAAACAGAAGATTCCTCTTGACCTCTCTATCGTCCTACCTGAGCTTGCCCCCCTCTACAAACCCTTTGCCCTCAAAGAGCTGGAGGGATTCATTCTCGAGAGAATCGAATCGCTCCTCTCCACTAACGCCTCCTTTATCCGTGCAGTCGCGATGGGAGGCGAGCGCAACCTCCTCTTTGTAGGCGAAAAGATTGAAGCACTTAGCGCTCTTCTCTCCTCTAGTGAAGGCAAGTCACTCAGCACCACCTTTAAAAGGGTCGCCAACATCACTAAAGGGATGGATATGGGCGACCTTCCCGAAATCAAGCCTGAATGGCTAGAGTGCGAGGAGGAGAAGCGGCTTTTTGCAGAGTTTAACCAGGTGAGTCAAGCAACCCACCCAAGTGCGCTAGAGGAGCTCTCTGCCCTCTTAAAACTCAAAGAGCCTTTGGATCAATTTTTCGACCATGTCCTTATCAACTGCGACAACACCCTTTTGAAAAAGAATCGTCAAGCCCTCATTGCGCATATCTATCAAGCCTTCTTGCATATTGCGGATATTAAAGAGATCTCACTCTAA
- a CDS encoding ATP-binding protein, whose amino-acid sequence METSKRLRILYVEDDALIREATLPVLERFALEVFSAQNGEEALKFFREKRPNIIITDIRMPVMDGLAMARLIKTESPYVPIIFVSAHNDTDQLMEAIDLGADAFLVKPFSLQKLREILRKFDRYIAEQEETKRSQRLLEEYKKAVDASAILSISDLSGNIIFANEKLCEITGYTREELLGHPHSMFRHPDTPKEVFERLWSTILEGKIWKGMLKNRKKNGEPYYVDATVVPLMDENNQITQFLGLCYEITSLIRAQNALRVALKRAEEADRVKGVFLANMSHEMRTPLNGIIGFGRLLLEENLNQEQREYVEIIDKSGEHLLGIINDILDLSKIESGKFELESLPMKLSEELRAVADFCEVKAREKGVKLLCLFKEIEGLIIQGDVMRLKQVTANLLGNAIKFTPEGGEVRLGVEVLEEREEAIALDFSVSDTGIGIAPEYLEKIFRPFEQAESSTARNYGGTGLGLSISQELVRLMGGEMRCQSEEGKGSRFSFTLTLPKAKGLTQAEREIPKEAFLMARCWWRRTILPIKSLFASF is encoded by the coding sequence ATGGAAACATCCAAGAGGCTAAGAATCCTCTATGTTGAGGATGACGCACTCATCCGCGAGGCGACGCTTCCTGTGTTGGAGCGTTTTGCATTGGAGGTTTTTAGCGCTCAAAATGGCGAGGAGGCGCTCAAATTTTTTAGAGAGAAGCGCCCCAATATTATCATCACCGATATTCGAATGCCCGTGATGGATGGGCTAGCCATGGCGCGCCTTATCAAAACAGAGAGTCCCTACGTGCCCATTATTTTTGTGAGTGCTCACAATGATACCGATCAGCTGATGGAGGCAATTGACTTGGGCGCGGATGCCTTTTTGGTTAAGCCCTTTTCTCTGCAAAAATTGCGTGAGATCTTGAGGAAATTTGATCGTTACATCGCGGAGCAAGAAGAGACCAAAAGGAGTCAAAGGCTTCTTGAAGAGTATAAAAAAGCGGTGGATGCGAGCGCTATTTTGAGTATTTCGGATCTATCGGGAAATATCATTTTTGCCAATGAGAAACTTTGTGAAATCACAGGCTACACTCGCGAAGAGCTCTTGGGGCACCCCCATTCGATGTTTCGCCACCCTGACACTCCTAAAGAGGTTTTTGAGAGGCTTTGGAGCACGATTTTAGAGGGCAAGATATGGAAAGGGATGCTTAAGAATCGTAAAAAGAACGGCGAACCCTACTATGTGGATGCGACTGTGGTTCCTCTCATGGATGAAAACAATCAGATCACTCAATTCTTGGGTTTGTGCTATGAGATCACCTCCCTTATTCGCGCTCAAAACGCTCTAAGGGTTGCGCTCAAGCGAGCGGAAGAGGCTGATAGGGTCAAGGGGGTCTTTTTGGCGAATATGAGTCATGAGATGAGAACCCCGCTCAATGGAATCATCGGCTTTGGGCGACTGCTTTTGGAGGAGAATCTAAACCAAGAGCAGAGGGAGTATGTAGAGATTATTGATAAAAGCGGCGAGCATTTATTGGGAATCATCAACGACATTTTGGATCTCTCCAAGATTGAGAGCGGCAAGTTTGAGCTCGAATCACTCCCCATGAAGCTCTCCGAAGAGCTTCGCGCAGTTGCTGATTTTTGCGAAGTGAAGGCCAGAGAGAAGGGGGTGAAACTTCTTTGTCTATTTAAGGAGATTGAGGGGTTGATCATCCAAGGGGATGTGATGCGTCTTAAGCAGGTCACTGCCAATTTGCTGGGTAATGCGATCAAATTCACCCCTGAAGGAGGAGAGGTACGTCTAGGGGTGGAGGTGCTAGAGGAGAGGGAAGAGGCAATCGCGCTTGATTTCTCCGTCAGCGATACAGGCATTGGAATCGCCCCTGAGTATTTGGAGAAGATATTCCGTCCTTTTGAACAGGCGGAGAGCTCAACAGCGCGTAATTATGGAGGCACAGGTCTGGGACTCTCTATCTCCCAAGAGCTAGTGAGGCTTATGGGAGGCGAAATGCGTTGCCAAAGCGAGGAGGGAAAAGGGAGCCGATTCTCTTTCACGCTCACCCTTCCAAAAGCCAAAGGGCTGACTCAAGCGGAGCGGGAGATTCCAAAGGAGGCCTTTTTAATGGCAAGGTGCTGGTGGCGGAGGACAATCTTACCAATCAAAAGCTTGTTCGCATCCTTTTAG
- a CDS encoding response regulator encodes MAEDNLTNQKLVRILLEKLGLLVVMADDGVMALEHYAKESFDLVFLDIQMPLMDGWETKRRLREVQESQKRRVPLVVLSANAMSSDRAKYVEEGFDACLTKPLIKEELIEVLMRYLPLQSSSLALALDLAESSSKGNPRRQKMADRLGLDEESFLELEREFVGYASHDVETLLLEIEGGGKASFERAHAIKGAALNLGFDSLAEILGEIEQLAREGASVGVAVKKILQEAWKQTKEEVEGDS; translated from the coding sequence GTGGCGGAGGACAATCTTACCAATCAAAAGCTTGTTCGCATCCTTTTAGAGAAGCTGGGACTTTTAGTCGTGATGGCGGATGATGGAGTGATGGCGCTGGAGCACTATGCTAAAGAGAGCTTTGATTTGGTCTTTTTGGACATTCAGATGCCCCTCATGGATGGATGGGAGACCAAGCGTCGCCTTAGGGAGGTGCAGGAGAGCCAGAAACGGCGTGTTCCCTTGGTGGTATTAAGTGCAAATGCCATGAGCAGTGATCGAGCCAAGTATGTCGAGGAGGGTTTTGATGCTTGCCTCACCAAGCCACTCATTAAAGAGGAGCTGATTGAGGTGTTGATGCGCTACCTCCCCCTTCAATCCTCCTCCTTGGCTCTAGCTCTTGATTTGGCAGAGAGCTCTTCTAAAGGAAATCCTAGACGCCAAAAGATGGCGGATCGACTAGGGCTTGATGAGGAGAGTTTTTTGGAGTTGGAGAGGGAGTTTGTCGGCTATGCTAGTCATGATGTGGAGACGCTCCTTCTAGAGATTGAGGGAGGAGGCAAGGCGAGCTTTGAGCGAGCTCATGCAATTAAGGGGGCGGCACTCAATCTAGGTTTTGATTCACTGGCTGAGATTCTAGGGGAGATTGAGCAGCTTGCACGCGAGGGAGCATCTGTGGGGGTCGCGGTGAAGAAGATTTTACAAGAAGCATGGAAACAAACCAAAGAGGAGGTGGAAGGTGATAGTTAA
- a CDS encoding response regulator — MIVKALIADDSPIMRKIVRANLEKANVKLIKESKNGEETMATLKQGEVNLLFLDLNMPEPNGWEILDKLHKGGKTSELSVIIISNEMGEGSKENLQKMGVVGFIPKPFNIQAFQEVAVPIVESIYNEEKKERFFDAQREEELITLFANETPLCSIEGGYLFFEFKESVVKIEKKELAKMAILEKKIL; from the coding sequence GTGATAGTTAAGGCGCTAATCGCAGATGACAGTCCCATCATGAGGAAAATTGTGCGGGCAAACCTTGAAAAAGCCAATGTCAAACTCATCAAAGAATCTAAAAATGGTGAAGAGACGATGGCAACCCTCAAACAGGGAGAGGTCAATCTGCTCTTCTTAGACCTTAATATGCCTGAGCCCAATGGCTGGGAGATTCTTGATAAGCTGCACAAAGGAGGGAAGACCTCTGAGCTCTCCGTGATTATTATCTCTAATGAGATGGGCGAGGGCTCCAAAGAGAATCTTCAAAAGATGGGAGTGGTCGGCTTTATTCCCAAGCCTTTCAATATCCAAGCTTTTCAGGAGGTGGCGGTTCCTATTGTGGAATCGATCTACAACGAGGAGAAGAAAGAGCGCTTCTTTGATGCTCAAAGAGAGGAGGAGCTCATCACGCTTTTTGCCAATGAGACACCGCTTTGCTCTATAGAGGGAGGGTATCTCTTCTTTGAGTTCAAAGAGAGCGTGGTGAAGATTGAGAAAAAAGAGCTCGCCAAAATGGCAATTCTAGAGAAGAAGATTCTCTAG
- a CDS encoding NifB/NifX family molybdenum-iron cluster-binding protein — protein sequence MKIAIPLKNEAQEIFTNAGHTPFFGIFEAKGSGMFKKFDLIEMRENPRVNLEAEMGCSHSHDDSESCEEKEAHKKEHDVLAHLIQDCSVLLVKRACKNTALVMQENGIAIKKIPAEVTHASGALPFAL from the coding sequence ATGAAAATTGCTATCCCTCTAAAAAACGAAGCCCAAGAGATTTTCACCAACGCAGGACACACTCCCTTTTTTGGCATTTTCGAGGCCAAAGGATCGGGAATGTTCAAGAAGTTTGATCTTATCGAGATGCGCGAGAATCCTAGAGTCAATCTAGAAGCGGAGATGGGCTGCTCCCACTCTCATGATGATAGCGAGAGTTGCGAGGAGAAAGAGGCGCACAAAAAAGAACATGATGTGCTCGCTCACCTCATCCAAGATTGTTCGGTGCTTCTAGTGAAGCGTGCCTGCAAAAACACTGCCTTGGTCATGCAAGAGAACGGAATCGCAATCAAAAAGATTCCCGCCGAGGTCACCCATGCCTCTGGCGCTCTGCCATTTGCACTCTAG
- the metG gene encoding methionine--tRNA ligase, translating to MNPKSFITTPIYYVNDIPHIGHAYTTMIGDSLAHYYRLIGHETFFLTGTDEHGQKIEQSAQKKGKTPQAYADEISGAFKSLWDRFEISYDHFIRTTDAKHKQGVQKAFLKMFEKGDIYKGEYEGHYCVSCETFFTKRQLVDDLYCPECGKETSLVKEESYFFALSRYQEKLLAWYKENPDCILPKPKKNEVMRFVESGLDDLSITRTSFDWGVKLPQEMNAPKHVMYVWLDALLNYVTALGYGDDEKRMDFWPARVHLVGKDILRFHAIYWPAFLMSLDLPLPKHVAAHGWWTRNGAKMSKSVGNVINPQEVADAYGVEPFRYFMLREVPFGQDGDFSQKALIDRLNSDLSNDLGNLLNRLGGMSGKYFDYQITSKEVTTFHAKELQEAELILDSLHGYIQEMQPHRYLEELWKIFTIANTAIAMHEPWKLMKEGKESQAMALVALIANLLAKATLMLSPIMPKSAAKIAQALNLEISTASYERLIIQKALLEEFTFTPTPPLFPKIEEPLMKSDTMITQATSSAPLAKEEKVATPQGLAENCISIEEFFKVELKIGTILSAEAVEKSDRLLKLSVDVGESEPRQIVAGIRAFYTPESLIGTQACVVCNLKPAKLMGLMSQGMLLAAKDEEGLCLLRPEKRRKSGSKVS from the coding sequence ATGAACCCCAAGAGCTTTATCACCACCCCCATCTACTATGTCAATGACATTCCCCATATCGGACACGCCTACACCACAATGATTGGCGATTCTTTGGCTCACTACTACAGACTCATTGGGCATGAGACCTTCTTTCTCACGGGCACCGACGAGCATGGCCAAAAGATCGAACAGAGCGCCCAAAAAAAGGGTAAAACTCCTCAAGCCTACGCCGATGAGATCAGTGGCGCCTTCAAGTCCCTTTGGGATCGCTTTGAGATTAGCTACGACCACTTCATCCGCACCACCGATGCTAAACACAAACAGGGCGTACAGAAGGCCTTTTTGAAGATGTTTGAGAAGGGCGATATTTACAAAGGCGAATACGAGGGGCACTACTGCGTGAGCTGTGAGACCTTCTTCACCAAGCGCCAACTTGTAGATGACCTCTACTGTCCTGAGTGCGGCAAAGAGACGAGCTTGGTGAAAGAGGAGAGCTACTTCTTTGCTCTCTCTAGATATCAAGAAAAGCTCCTCGCATGGTATAAAGAGAATCCTGACTGCATCCTCCCCAAGCCTAAAAAAAACGAGGTAATGCGCTTTGTCGAATCAGGGTTGGATGACCTCTCCATCACACGCACTAGCTTTGATTGGGGGGTGAAGCTCCCCCAGGAAATGAATGCTCCCAAGCATGTCATGTATGTATGGCTCGATGCCCTGCTCAACTATGTCACCGCCCTTGGCTATGGAGATGATGAGAAACGGATGGATTTTTGGCCTGCGAGAGTGCATTTGGTGGGGAAGGATATCTTGCGATTCCATGCAATCTATTGGCCTGCCTTCTTAATGAGCCTTGATCTTCCTCTTCCCAAGCATGTTGCAGCGCATGGATGGTGGACGCGCAATGGAGCCAAGATGAGCAAAAGCGTGGGCAATGTGATCAATCCTCAAGAGGTGGCAGACGCCTATGGGGTGGAGCCCTTCCGCTACTTCATGCTTCGCGAAGTCCCCTTTGGGCAAGATGGTGACTTCAGCCAAAAAGCCCTCATCGATCGTCTCAACTCTGATTTGAGCAACGATTTAGGGAATCTTCTCAACCGTCTAGGCGGAATGAGCGGCAAATATTTTGACTATCAAATCACCTCCAAAGAGGTCACCACTTTTCACGCCAAAGAGCTGCAAGAGGCCGAACTGATTCTCGATTCGCTTCATGGCTACATCCAAGAGATGCAACCCCATCGCTATCTCGAAGAGCTTTGGAAAATCTTCACCATCGCCAACACCGCCATTGCCATGCATGAGCCATGGAAGCTGATGAAGGAGGGCAAAGAATCCCAAGCCATGGCGCTAGTGGCACTCATCGCCAATCTTCTCGCCAAAGCCACCCTCATGCTCTCCCCCATCATGCCAAAGAGCGCCGCTAAAATCGCTCAAGCCCTGAATCTAGAGATATCCACAGCCAGCTATGAGCGGCTCATCATCCAAAAAGCGCTTTTGGAAGAGTTCACCTTCACTCCTACCCCGCCCCTCTTTCCCAAGATCGAAGAGCCTCTCATGAAGAGCGACACCATGATCACCCAAGCCACCTCAAGCGCCCCGCTCGCCAAAGAGGAGAAAGTCGCCACACCTCAAGGGTTGGCTGAGAACTGCATCTCTATCGAGGAGTTTTTCAAAGTGGAGCTCAAAATTGGCACGATTTTAAGCGCTGAGGCGGTCGAGAAGAGCGATCGACTCCTTAAACTCTCCGTGGATGTAGGCGAATCAGAGCCTCGTCAGATTGTCGCAGGAATCAGAGCCTTCTACACCCCTGAATCACTCATTGGCACTCAAGCTTGCGTGGTTTGCAACCTCAAACCCGCCAAATTGATGGGATTAATGAGCCAAGGGATGTTACTCGCCGCCAAAGATGAGGAGGGGCTCTGCCTCCTTCGACCCGAGAAGCGCCGAAAGAGCGGAAGCAAGGTGAGCTAA
- a CDS encoding class 1 fructose-bisphosphatase, which produces MLEAIFEKIKECAPYIQGVIGESAGEYFETKNATGDQQLKADLKADMIIEQEFAKIPSIKGLCSEEKEGCLILNPEGRYMIAYDPLDGSSLVEVNMSVGTIFGIYEGEFGAKNLIASAYIVYGPGIELVIAHEKVELYTFQFGRFEHRKTLALQEKGKINAPGATQACWHPKHKEFIDSLFAEGYRLRYSGGMVPDLHNILIKGGGLFSYPGASDNPKGKLRMLFEALPFAFIFEKAGGAAIDGKKRLLELEHSHLHDTTPCFFGSIHEIERVRSVYQEL; this is translated from the coding sequence ATGTTAGAAGCTATTTTTGAAAAAATCAAAGAGTGCGCCCCCTATATCCAAGGGGTTATCGGGGAGAGCGCGGGCGAATATTTTGAGACCAAAAACGCCACGGGCGACCAGCAGCTCAAAGCCGACCTTAAAGCCGACATGATCATTGAGCAGGAGTTCGCCAAGATTCCCTCTATCAAAGGGCTTTGCAGCGAGGAGAAGGAGGGTTGCCTCATCCTCAATCCTGAAGGTCGCTACATGATCGCCTACGACCCTCTGGATGGCTCTTCGCTTGTGGAGGTCAACATGAGCGTGGGGACTATCTTTGGGATCTATGAGGGAGAGTTTGGCGCCAAAAACCTCATCGCCTCTGCCTACATTGTCTATGGTCCAGGAATTGAGCTCGTGATCGCTCATGAAAAAGTGGAGCTCTACACCTTCCAGTTTGGACGCTTTGAGCATCGAAAAACCCTCGCCCTCCAAGAAAAGGGCAAAATAAACGCCCCGGGTGCGACCCAAGCCTGCTGGCACCCCAAGCACAAGGAGTTCATCGATTCACTCTTTGCCGAGGGGTATCGCCTCCGCTACTCTGGCGGTATGGTGCCCGACTTGCACAATATCCTCATCAAAGGGGGCGGACTCTTTAGCTACCCAGGCGCGAGCGACAATCCCAAGGGCAAGCTCCGAATGCTCTTTGAAGCACTCCCTTTTGCCTTCATCTTTGAAAAAGCAGGCGGAGCGGCGATTGATGGTAAAAAGCGGCTCTTAGAGCTTGAACATTCCCATTTGCATGATACCACTCCTTGCTTCTTTGGAAGCATTCATGAGATAGAGCGTGTCCGAAGCGTCTACCAAGAACTCTAA
- the rpe gene encoding ribulose-phosphate 3-epimerase has protein sequence MLVAPSILSADFGKLSLEVGSICEAGCDYVHVDVMDGHFVPNLTMGPLVVQAVKKAATKPLDIHLMVQNNPFFVDLFAPLEPEFLSFHIEEEKHLHRLIQQTRKHGIRPAVALNPHTDESLLEYILSDIDMVLVMSVNPGFGGQKFIPSALEKIRRLKERIERRNPSCLIEVDGGVSDQNIHALKEAGVDMVVAGSYLFGSPDYRAAIASLRV, from the coding sequence ATGCTGGTAGCTCCAAGCATTCTCTCAGCCGATTTTGGAAAGCTCTCCTTGGAGGTGGGCTCGATTTGTGAGGCGGGGTGTGATTATGTCCATGTCGATGTCATGGATGGACATTTTGTCCCCAATCTCACCATGGGTCCTCTAGTCGTCCAAGCGGTCAAAAAGGCGGCCACCAAGCCTTTGGATATTCACCTTATGGTGCAAAATAACCCCTTTTTCGTGGATCTGTTCGCCCCTTTGGAGCCTGAATTCCTCTCCTTTCATATCGAGGAGGAGAAGCATCTCCATCGACTCATTCAGCAGACGAGAAAGCATGGGATTCGTCCTGCGGTGGCGCTCAATCCTCATACTGACGAATCCCTCCTTGAGTATATTCTCTCTGATATTGACATGGTGCTCGTCATGAGTGTCAATCCAGGTTTTGGCGGGCAGAAGTTTATCCCTAGTGCACTAGAGAAGATTAGGCGACTCAAAGAGAGAATCGAGCGCCGCAACCCCTCCTGTCTCATTGAAGTGGACGGGGGAGTGAGTGACCAAAATATCCACGCCCTCAAAGAGGCGGGGGTGGATATGGTCGTGGCGGGAAGCTACCTCTTTGGTTCTCCAGATTATCGCGCCGCTATCGCCTCGCTTCGCGTATGA
- a CDS encoding phosphoribosylanthranilate isomerase, producing MKIKICGITHLEDALKAVELGADALGFVFYPPSPRYIKPHLAKEIISDLPPLVHKVGVFAGCLPQEVEGVFQEAGLSLAQLHDEALWGHEYAIPTLKAFRIASKEELLRVQKEGYCLVDSFVESFGGEGKRLELSWFEGVDCSKMILAGGLRSENLEEIRSLGFYGVDVSSGVEGAPGKKDFAKMERFIRHVQSL from the coding sequence ATGAAAATCAAGATTTGCGGCATCACTCATCTAGAGGATGCCCTCAAGGCCGTAGAGCTTGGGGCTGATGCGCTGGGGTTTGTCTTCTATCCACCCTCTCCTCGCTACATCAAGCCGCATTTAGCCAAAGAGATCATCTCTGATCTGCCCCCCTTGGTGCACAAAGTCGGGGTGTTTGCTGGATGCCTGCCTCAAGAGGTGGAGGGGGTGTTTCAAGAGGCAGGTTTGAGTCTAGCCCAGCTTCATGATGAGGCGCTGTGGGGGCATGAGTATGCGATTCCCACCTTGAAGGCCTTCCGAATCGCCTCTAAAGAGGAGCTTTTGCGCGTGCAAAAAGAGGGGTATTGCCTTGTCGATTCTTTTGTGGAATCCTTTGGCGGAGAGGGGAAGCGGCTGGAGCTGTCGTGGTTTGAGGGAGTGGATTGCTCCAAGATGATTCTAGCAGGAGGACTTCGTAGTGAAAATTTAGAGGAGATTCGATCTCTAGGTTTTTATGGAGTCGATGTGAGCAGTGGCGTGGAGGGTGCGCCAGGAAAAAAAGATTTTGCCAAGATGGAGCGCTTCATTCGCCATGTCCAATCGTTATAA
- a CDS encoding 3'-5' exonuclease, giving the protein MSNRYNNLLEKLRYAPMPKEEFLRSICAVAGLYSDADSEYEILKGSGLPLEEEGEMVYFSTTRTPYKEQRFCIVDVETNGSLPAKDQIIEIGAILYQGGKIIDSFESYVFCKEVPEYITKITGITSEELKDAPSMKEVLTRFRLFLGDAVFVAHNALFDYGFLGAMMKRSGMDRLHNRKLCTIDLARKTIPADRYGLSFLNEFLEIHTEVSHRAYADALTALRVFEESLRRVPSEIITTEELISFSSPKGAKNPKKSRISR; this is encoded by the coding sequence ATGTCCAATCGTTATAACAACCTCTTAGAGAAGCTTCGTTACGCCCCTATGCCCAAAGAGGAGTTCCTCCGCTCCATCTGCGCGGTCGCGGGGCTCTATTCAGATGCGGATAGTGAGTATGAGATTCTCAAAGGCTCGGGTCTGCCCCTAGAGGAAGAGGGAGAGATGGTCTATTTTTCGACCACACGCACCCCCTACAAAGAGCAGCGATTCTGCATCGTGGATGTAGAGACCAATGGTTCTCTGCCGGCCAAAGATCAGATCATTGAGATTGGAGCCATTCTCTATCAAGGGGGCAAAATCATTGACTCCTTTGAGAGTTATGTCTTTTGCAAAGAGGTGCCCGAATATATCACCAAGATCACAGGAATCACTAGTGAAGAGCTCAAAGATGCCCCCTCAATGAAAGAGGTGCTCACGAGATTCAGACTCTTTTTGGGGGATGCGGTCTTTGTGGCGCACAACGCCCTTTTTGATTATGGATTCTTGGGAGCGATGATGAAGCGCTCAGGAATGGATCGTCTCCATAATCGTAAGCTCTGCACTATCGATTTGGCGCGAAAGACGATTCCTGCGGATCGCTATGGACTCTCTTTCTTGAATGAGTTTTTGGAGATCCACACCGAAGTCTCCCACCGAGCCTACGCCGATGCGCTCACCGCTCTGCGCGTTTTTGAAGAATCGCTCCGCCGCGTGCCTAGTGAAATTATCACCACCGAGGAGCTCATCTCCTTCTCCTCTCCTAAGGGCGCAAAGAATCCAAAGAAGAGTCGAATCTCACGATAA